One stretch of Brevibacillus laterosporus DNA includes these proteins:
- a CDS encoding ABC transporter permease, whose translation MNNVFKVLTKDSFIVPVVAILLGLIVGAIAMLAGGFDPLLAYGALLKKVFGDAYNFGETIRQITPLIFSGLAVAFAFRTGLFNIGVEGQFMMGMVTAVYLGVKLDLPAYIHAPITIIASTIAGGLWAAFAGWLKAARGVHEVITTIMMNWIALYLVNFILVTTLVPEGQQRSPEIKDSASIAIGWLSQMFESARMHWGTLLALVLAVLFFVILWKTKTGFELRATGFNPHAAQYAGMNVNNNVVKAMFISGCMAGMGGAAEILGVFHYQAIMAAQPGYGFDGIAVALIGGNTPIGVVLGAILFGVLSFGANGMKMGAGVPVELIRVVIASVIFFVAAHGIVRYILKPVLSKKNKKEVL comes from the coding sequence ATGAATAATGTTTTTAAGGTTTTAACAAAGGATTCTTTCATCGTTCCTGTTGTTGCGATTCTGCTTGGACTCATCGTTGGGGCAATTGCGATGCTGGCAGGTGGATTTGATCCACTGTTAGCCTATGGCGCTTTGTTAAAGAAAGTATTTGGTGATGCTTATAATTTCGGTGAAACAATACGACAAATCACTCCTTTAATTTTTAGTGGTTTGGCAGTTGCCTTTGCTTTCCGTACAGGACTATTTAACATCGGGGTAGAGGGTCAATTCATGATGGGTATGGTTACAGCTGTTTACCTAGGTGTAAAGCTGGATTTACCTGCCTACATTCATGCTCCAATAACAATTATTGCTAGTACAATCGCAGGTGGACTATGGGCAGCTTTTGCAGGTTGGTTAAAAGCGGCACGTGGTGTCCATGAGGTTATCACAACGATCATGATGAACTGGATTGCTTTGTATCTGGTGAACTTTATCCTAGTTACTACATTGGTTCCGGAAGGTCAACAGCGTTCTCCAGAAATTAAGGATTCAGCTTCCATTGCAATTGGTTGGTTGTCTCAAATGTTTGAAAGTGCACGTATGCACTGGGGTACGTTACTTGCTCTTGTTTTAGCTGTTTTGTTCTTTGTTATTTTATGGAAAACCAAAACAGGATTTGAACTTCGTGCGACAGGGTTTAACCCGCATGCAGCACAGTATGCTGGTATGAACGTAAATAATAATGTAGTAAAAGCTATGTTTATTTCAGGATGTATGGCAGGTATGGGTGGAGCAGCCGAAATTCTTGGAGTGTTCCATTACCAAGCAATTATGGCCGCACAACCAGGGTATGGTTTTGATGGAATCGCGGTAGCTCTAATCGGTGGTAATACACCTATTGGGGTAGTATTAGGAGCCATTTTATTTGGAGTCTTGTCCTTTGGAGCGAATGGAATGAAGATGGGAGCAGGCGTACCAGTAGAATTAATTCGTGTGGTAATTGCTTCTGTTATCTTCTTCGTTGCAGCTCACGGAATTGTTAGATATATCTTAAAACCTGTTCTTTCTAAGAAGAATAAGAAGGAGGTGCTGTAA
- a CDS encoding insulinase family protein has protein sequence MAEKAQEIAFTKSQVNGMNLHILQTEKFKSITMIVNIEQELTEENASKTALLAMVLKRATARFPEPQKLRQHLDYLYGAIFDVDVAKKGERQVLQVYMEVPNEKYLSGKQSLVEDAIQFVGDILTRPYLVHDQFDSNYVEAEKKSLTKKIESIVNDKMRYANQRITEEMFKDEAYAISALGDLPHLAKVDVASLTDYYHQLMVNNPIEIFVVGDVKEDEIRSLFEKHVQLSTQRQSSLDIQRSSKKVTEQKTIVDRMDVNQAKLNIGCRTNIIYKDDDYPALLVYNGILGGFPHSKLFLNVREKASLAYYAVSRLESHKGVVMMMSGIDAKNYEQAVTIIKEQIAMMEQGEISQEEMDMTKATLYNQFKELLDSGKMMVEYAYNGVISGKARDLQTLLTEIEKVSVQDVVNVAKKVELDTIYLLRDKKGGE, from the coding sequence ATGGCAGAAAAAGCACAGGAAATTGCCTTTACCAAATCTCAGGTAAACGGAATGAATCTACATATCTTACAGACTGAAAAGTTTAAATCAATCACGATGATCGTAAATATTGAACAGGAACTAACAGAGGAGAATGCGTCGAAAACAGCTTTGCTTGCCATGGTGTTAAAGCGTGCAACGGCTCGTTTTCCGGAACCACAGAAGCTTCGTCAGCATCTTGATTATTTATATGGAGCTATTTTTGACGTAGATGTAGCAAAAAAGGGGGAACGCCAAGTCCTACAGGTATATATGGAGGTTCCTAATGAGAAGTATTTAAGTGGAAAACAGTCTCTTGTGGAAGACGCAATACAGTTCGTTGGCGATATCCTGACTCGTCCTTATCTGGTTCACGATCAGTTTGACAGTAATTATGTTGAAGCAGAAAAAAAATCTCTAACGAAGAAAATTGAAAGCATCGTTAATGATAAAATGAGATATGCAAATCAACGAATTACGGAAGAAATGTTTAAAGATGAAGCATATGCTATTTCTGCATTGGGTGATTTGCCTCATTTGGCAAAGGTAGATGTCGCTTCCCTTACCGATTATTATCATCAATTGATGGTTAATAACCCAATTGAAATATTCGTAGTGGGTGATGTGAAGGAAGATGAGATTCGTTCTTTATTTGAGAAGCACGTACAGCTATCCACACAACGTCAAAGTAGTCTAGATATTCAACGGTCTTCCAAAAAAGTTACGGAACAAAAAACGATTGTGGATCGAATGGATGTAAATCAGGCCAAATTAAACATAGGATGCCGTACAAATATTATTTACAAAGATGACGATTATCCTGCTTTATTAGTGTATAACGGGATTCTGGGTGGTTTTCCACACTCTAAACTGTTTTTGAATGTGCGCGAAAAGGCTAGCTTGGCTTATTATGCAGTATCCCGTTTAGAAAGTCATAAAGGCGTAGTTATGATGATGTCGGGTATTGATGCAAAGAACTATGAACAAGCTGTGACTATTATAAAGGAACAAATCGCTATGATGGAGCAGGGCGAGATCAGTCAAGAAGAGATGGATATGACTAAAGCCACGTTATATAACCAATTTAAAGAATTGCTTGATAGCGGAAAAATGATGGTAGAATATGCCTATAATGGAGTCATTAGTGGTAAAGCTCGTGATTTGCAAACCTTGCTTACTGAAATTGAGAAAGTTAGCGTGCAAGATGTCGTAAACGTTGCTAAAAAGGTTGAACTGGATACAATCTATCTATTGCGTGATAAGAAGGGAGGAGAATAG
- a CDS encoding ABC transporter permease: protein MQWLTIGGDLFHDTIVFSTALIFAALGGVISERSGVVNIALEGLMVMGAFVGAVVTYFMEPAPYAPWIGLIAAGVAGIIFSLPHAAASITFKSNQVVSGVALNFLATGLAVYLTKIIFDGAGQTKTLSVVFSKWDIPYLSDIPFLGRALFQAYPTSYLAFITVAIVWFILFKTQFGLRLRSVGEHPRAADTAGINVFRIRYIAVMLSGALAALGGATVALTTTSNFSHNTISGQGFIALAAMIFGKWHPVGAMGAALFFGLAQAVKTIVQVFGLTKYIPVEFIYMLPYVLTILVLAGLVGKSRAPKASGEPYETGSR, encoded by the coding sequence ATGCAATGGCTAACCATTGGTGGCGATCTTTTTCATGACACGATCGTATTCTCCACAGCCCTCATTTTCGCGGCACTAGGCGGCGTTATTTCTGAACGTTCCGGGGTAGTTAACATTGCGCTGGAAGGCCTCATGGTAATGGGAGCTTTCGTTGGGGCGGTTGTTACTTACTTTATGGAACCAGCACCTTATGCACCTTGGATTGGATTAATCGCAGCTGGTGTTGCCGGGATTATTTTTTCCCTGCCTCACGCAGCGGCTTCTATTACCTTTAAGTCTAATCAGGTAGTAAGCGGTGTTGCTCTTAACTTCTTGGCAACAGGTTTGGCTGTATATCTCACCAAAATCATCTTTGATGGTGCTGGGCAAACGAAAACGTTAAGTGTTGTATTTTCTAAATGGGATATACCGTATTTGAGTGATATTCCTTTCCTTGGTCGTGCTTTGTTCCAAGCATATCCAACAAGTTATTTGGCATTTATCACAGTAGCAATTGTATGGTTCATACTGTTTAAAACTCAGTTTGGTCTAAGACTTCGCTCTGTTGGGGAGCATCCACGTGCGGCTGATACAGCTGGTATTAATGTATTTCGTATTCGCTACATTGCTGTTATGTTGAGTGGGGCGTTAGCTGCGTTGGGTGGAGCAACTGTTGCTCTAACAACTACATCAAACTTCTCGCACAATACCATTTCTGGTCAAGGTTTTATCGCGCTTGCAGCGATGATCTTTGGTAAATGGCATCCAGTAGGCGCGATGGGAGCAGCTCTTTTCTTCGGGTTAGCCCAAGCTGTTAAGACGATTGTACAGGTGTTCGGGCTTACGAAGTACATTCCAGTTGAATTCATTTACATGTTGCCATATGTCTTGACGATTTTGGTACTTGCTGGTCTGGTAGGTAAATCACGTGCTCCAAAAGCTAGTGGTGAACCATACGAAACAGGTTCTCGTTAA
- a CDS encoding LysM peptidoglycan-binding domain-containing protein, whose translation MTKLLRSTGSWILCSMVGTALLSMLWIAPMQVQATSVPRIFLMVDGKGITTDVTPQIVNNRMLVPIRAVSEASKAEVTYEASTKQVLITTETEQITYKVNQKTAWGNGKKHTLDAHPIVKEGRVLVPLRSISELLGYQVKYDEKTKVAMVSTNPTTAAYTVQAGDSLWSISQKFGVPISSIKKESSLTKDEVWQGMKLTIPVVSKSEQTWSPLDKKAKQQHIENMDPSLAPKQSVFPLKKGTWYEQVYDTYGDGRVWGADAQGRNHEGIDIMAFHGMPVFSSTDGTINRLGWNTMGGWRVNITHSSGKYRMYYAHLSAFAPNIKVGSSVKAGQLIGFVGDTGYGPSGTTGMFAPHLHFGLYSNPTGEAVNPYYYLKYLETIEMESLK comes from the coding sequence ATGACTAAATTACTGAGGAGTACGGGCAGTTGGATATTATGTAGCATGGTGGGTACTGCCTTGCTTTCAATGCTCTGGATTGCCCCTATGCAAGTACAGGCTACTTCTGTGCCCCGCATATTCTTAATGGTAGATGGAAAAGGAATAACAACAGACGTAACACCACAAATTGTGAATAACCGTATGTTGGTGCCAATTCGAGCTGTGTCAGAAGCTTCCAAAGCAGAGGTTACGTATGAGGCATCAACCAAGCAAGTACTTATTACGACGGAAACGGAACAAATTACTTATAAGGTAAATCAAAAAACAGCGTGGGGCAATGGAAAAAAGCATACGCTTGATGCTCATCCCATTGTAAAAGAAGGCCGTGTTTTAGTTCCTCTACGCTCGATAAGTGAGTTATTGGGCTATCAGGTAAAGTATGATGAAAAGACGAAGGTAGCGATGGTTTCAACGAATCCTACTACAGCAGCTTATACGGTACAAGCTGGGGACTCGCTTTGGTCCATCAGTCAAAAATTCGGTGTACCCATTTCATCGATAAAAAAAGAATCTAGTCTAACAAAGGATGAGGTATGGCAGGGAATGAAGCTAACCATTCCAGTTGTTAGCAAGTCTGAACAGACATGGAGCCCATTAGATAAAAAAGCGAAGCAACAGCATATAGAAAACATGGACCCATCGTTAGCTCCCAAACAAAGTGTTTTTCCATTAAAAAAAGGGACATGGTATGAACAAGTTTACGATACATATGGAGATGGACGAGTATGGGGAGCAGATGCACAAGGTAGAAATCATGAAGGCATTGATATTATGGCTTTTCATGGGATGCCTGTCTTCTCGTCGACTGATGGCACCATTAATCGCTTAGGATGGAATACTATGGGGGGATGGAGAGTAAATATTACGCACTCCTCTGGTAAGTATCGAATGTACTATGCTCATTTGAGTGCTTTTGCTCCTAATATAAAGGTGGGTAGTTCGGTTAAAGCGGGACAATTAATTGGTTTTGTAGGTGATACTGGCTACGGCCCAAGTGGAACGACGGGTATGTTTGCACCCCACTTGCATTTCGGACTTTATAGCAATCCGACAGGCGAAGCTGTTAATCCCTATTATTACCTTAAATATCTGGAAACGATCGAGATGGAATCGCTTAAGTAG